A single genomic interval of Lewinellaceae bacterium harbors:
- a CDS encoding NAD(P)-binding domain-containing protein, whose protein sequence is MKIAIIGHGNVGGALAKRWAQAGHLCVIGARDPRSDKVINLIQGNNGVSATEVKHCVRGAGAILFATPPDAIPGIAEEIGDVSNSIIIDATNSVGKKPKGYDNGYEALKALTNAKSVVKCFNTTGFENMENPDYDGVKADMFMAGGNKEAKALAEQLAKDIGFGEVYDFGGDDKVPLIESFAMAWINLAIMQKYGRGMAFKVLRR, encoded by the coding sequence ATGAAAATAGCCATCATTGGCCACGGCAACGTCGGCGGCGCGCTGGCCAAGCGCTGGGCGCAGGCCGGCCATCTTTGCGTGATCGGAGCACGCGACCCCAGATCGGATAAAGTCATCAACCTCATTCAGGGCAACAACGGCGTGAGCGCTACGGAAGTCAAGCACTGCGTGCGCGGGGCGGGCGCCATTCTGTTCGCTACGCCGCCGGACGCCATCCCGGGCATCGCCGAAGAAATTGGCGACGTGAGCAACAGCATCATCATTGACGCGACCAACTCGGTGGGCAAGAAGCCTAAGGGGTACGACAACGGCTACGAGGCGCTCAAAGCGCTTACCAATGCCAAAAGCGTCGTCAAATGCTTCAACACTACCGGCTTCGAGAATATGGAAAACCCGGACTATGATGGCGTAAAGGCGGATATGTTTATGGCGGGCGGCAATAAAGAGGCCAAAGCTTTGGCGGAGCAACTGGCCAAAGACATCGGCTTTGGAGAGGTATACGATTTTGGGGGCGACGACAAGGTGCCGCTCATCGAATCGTTCGCCATGGCGTGGATCAACCTGGCCATTATGCAGAAGTACGGGCGGGGGATGGCGTTTAAGGTGTTGCGGCGGTAG
- a CDS encoding TonB-dependent receptor: MRPIIFFIILFLPLTVESQSPLSDTLLLSSLDSITVTATRLESRELDAPLSLTVVSQNLIQSAQQQLSLNESLANVPGLLALNADNFAQDARIAIRGFGARSAFGIRGIQLVVDGLPESTPDGQGQVDNIDPGLLSSAEVIRGPSSGLYGNAAGGVINFTTEEPPAQPFAEGRFSAGSYGFQRYQLKGGGGKGRLGFIAYGSHTRLEGYREHSRMESSLFNARLHFDYGKKGAAGKGEGDGYKYNHYKHNDYKSDDYVYNDYKCNDYKSNDYVYNDYKYNDYKSNRYLSNDYVYNDYKSNDYKNNDQQPGGQLQFLINYLDSPLAEDAGGLALEDIQANRRQAFSRNILFNAGEAVRQGRAAVRWKHGWGLEHKLEAYAFYLFRDFNNRLPFEAGGIVELGRQYSGLGAGYSYTGKLGALPYRFKLGMDLANQVDGRQRFDNLEGAAGPLGFDQEESFRSLGFYWVQELQLTGAFGATLSTRFDALRLAADDRFLADGDESGRLGFESVNPSLGLLYTFGPAARAFANVSTSFETPALSELSANPTGGGFNEDLSPQQAANYELGLRGIVQRRLRYQLALFYITLKDELLPFELEAFPGRLFYRNAGASQRLGLEASLDWQLGSGLAASFSYTFSDFTYTHYTTPEGDFAGNQLPAIPRHFGFFGLRYLHASGLLGSLRCRYIGSLYVDDANRELDNGYLDAGLRLSYSRQFSKWSLHPFLGANNLLDAAYNSNIRINAFGGRYYEPAAGVHFYVGVRVGV, translated from the coding sequence ATGCGTCCTATCATTTTTTTCATTATCCTTTTCCTGCCATTGACTGTGGAGAGCCAATCGCCCCTGTCCGATACGCTTCTCCTCAGTTCTCTGGATTCCATCACCGTCACAGCTACCCGCCTGGAAAGCCGGGAACTGGACGCTCCGTTATCTTTAACCGTTGTTTCCCAAAATCTTATCCAGTCGGCTCAACAGCAGCTGTCCCTGAATGAATCCCTGGCCAACGTGCCCGGCCTGCTGGCCCTCAATGCCGACAACTTCGCCCAGGACGCCCGCATTGCCATTCGCGGCTTCGGCGCCCGCTCCGCCTTTGGCATCCGTGGCATACAGCTCGTGGTGGACGGCCTGCCGGAATCCACCCCCGACGGGCAGGGGCAGGTCGACAACATCGACCCGGGCCTGCTTTCGTCGGCCGAGGTGATCCGCGGGCCTTCTTCCGGCCTGTATGGCAACGCCGCCGGCGGCGTCATCAATTTCACCACCGAGGAGCCGCCGGCTCAGCCCTTTGCCGAAGGGCGGTTCAGCGCCGGCAGCTACGGTTTCCAACGGTATCAACTGAAAGGAGGGGGCGGAAAAGGGAGGTTGGGCTTCATCGCCTATGGCAGTCACACCCGGCTGGAAGGGTACCGGGAGCACAGCCGCATGGAGTCGTCGCTGTTTAATGCGAGGCTGCATTTTGATTACGGGAAGAAGGGTGCGGCAGGAAAGGGAGAGGGGGATGGTTATAAATATAATCATTACAAACATAACGATTATAAAAGTGATGATTATGTTTATAACGATTACAAATGTAATGATTATAAAAGTAATGATTATGTTTATAACGATTACAAATATAACGATTATAAAAGTAATCGTTATTTAAGTAATGATTATGTTTATAATGATTATAAAAGTAATGATTATAAAAATAACGATCAACAGCCCGGCGGCCAGCTCCAGTTCCTCATCAACTACCTGGACAGCCCGCTGGCGGAGGATGCCGGCGGGCTTGCCCTCGAAGATATTCAGGCGAACCGCCGCCAGGCATTTTCCCGCAACATCCTATTCAATGCCGGGGAGGCAGTGCGGCAGGGCAGGGCGGCGGTGCGCTGGAAGCACGGCTGGGGATTGGAACACAAGTTAGAGGCGTATGCATTTTACCTCTTCCGGGATTTCAACAACCGCCTGCCCTTCGAGGCGGGGGGCATTGTGGAACTGGGCCGGCAATACAGTGGCCTGGGCGCCGGTTATAGCTACACCGGCAAGCTGGGGGCCTTGCCCTACCGCTTTAAGCTGGGCATGGACCTGGCTAACCAGGTGGACGGCCGCCAGCGCTTCGACAACCTGGAAGGAGCAGCCGGCCCATTGGGCTTTGATCAGGAAGAATCCTTCCGCAGCCTGGGGTTTTACTGGGTGCAGGAACTGCAGCTAACCGGCGCTTTCGGCGCTACGCTCAGCACCCGCTTCGACGCCCTGCGCCTGGCCGCCGATGACCGGTTCCTGGCGGATGGGGACGAGTCGGGTAGATTGGGCTTTGAAAGCGTTAACCCCTCCCTTGGGCTGCTCTACACTTTCGGCCCGGCGGCCCGTGCTTTCGCCAACGTTTCCACCAGCTTTGAGACCCCGGCCCTGAGTGAATTGTCTGCTAATCCTACCGGCGGCGGCTTTAATGAGGACCTGTCGCCACAGCAGGCTGCCAACTACGAGCTTGGTTTGCGCGGCATCGTTCAGCGCCGGCTCCGCTACCAACTGGCCCTCTTTTACATCACCCTGAAAGACGAACTGCTGCCTTTCGAGCTGGAGGCCTTCCCCGGCCGCCTCTTCTACCGAAACGCCGGAGCCTCGCAGCGGCTGGGGCTGGAAGCCAGCCTGGACTGGCAGTTGGGCTCCGGATTGGCCGCCAGCTTTTCCTATACCTTTTCGGATTTTACCTACACCCATTACACTACGCCGGAGGGCGATTTTGCCGGCAATCAATTGCCTGCTATCCCCCGTCATTTTGGCTTCTTCGGCCTTCGCTACCTGCACGCTTCCGGGCTGCTGGGTAGCTTGCGTTGCCGCTACATCGGCTCGCTCTATGTGGATGACGCTAATAGGGAACTAGATAACGGCTACCTGGATGCAGGGCTGCGGCTTAGCTATTCCCGGCAGTTTTCAAAGTGGAGCTTGCACCCTTTTTTGGGGGCCAACAATTTGCTGGATGCGGCTTACAACAGCAATATTCGGATCAATGCGTTTGGGGGAAGGTATTATGAGCCGGCGGCGGGGGTGCATTTTTATGTGGGGGTGAGGGTGGGGGTGTAG
- a CDS encoding T9SS type A sorting domain-containing protein, with translation MKQRLTIIITLCLSASFWSCRQQPPALLPPPTDGTIIHFGEEGQESAKREAWLELMHQAAPGTDWRNLEYQTRMQRHEERSRQAFFRSGCTQEVLAEGRLAGYWQERGSANQAGSVLETAYDLAADEIWLISAGGALWRGDRLGSNWEVANQDLQFNRGLLQFIPRANGRRLLAFAGRLPHYSDDDGQSWTKGTGIAHGDRWGNIHTPVVICDGENYPVFVLAKPDYWADIRLYQSLDQGGSYLPRSAFNTSDFSRLALAVPHHFHTVFLAEKAQNGQARIYEVDAATGQLEEISGGSSLNFGNARANLAGMMVEGQLHLYAYTSPGAGSWKIYRSLDGGRQWQLQGALPAAPWEEAGLYVSPSDPAALYIGEVECYRSLDAGQHWEKVNNWWDYYEDIGGSLHADIMDIKEFETAQGQPFLLVSNHGGLSISMDRLESTANIGLSGLNVSQYYSVRTDPLNPAFVYAGSQDQGLQRSGEFSGEGPASFEQVISGDYGQLAFSRGGAGLWAAYPGGWITYYGHPQWGGYTAAFELESENETVWLPPLIGSPYPDDPAAYLAGGSINGGQGSYLIRLEYANNHIQASQGAFNFLAESAGGTLSAMATAPQNPDKWYAATTNGRFFYSADGGQAWSQSLNFLPEGHYLYGQAIYPFQSNGQTVVLAGSGYSNPAVYRSADGGRNFQPMSDGLPATLVFDIAGNEDESLLFAATEAGPYVYIAEQERWHGLSGQCAPAQAYWSVEYLPGERIARFGTYGRGIWDFKIEIVSSATAAPAALSTRIYPNPAGSRLNLALPQGIWSVQLLDNNGKIAWQKNKCAGQEELQVRELPRGLYYLRISDGTRATIERVILQ, from the coding sequence ATGAAACAGCGCCTAACCATCATCATCACTCTGTGCTTGTCGGCCAGCTTTTGGTCTTGCCGGCAGCAACCTCCTGCTTTATTACCTCCCCCCACCGACGGCACCATCATCCACTTTGGAGAAGAAGGGCAAGAAAGCGCCAAGCGGGAAGCCTGGCTGGAACTGATGCACCAGGCGGCTCCGGGTACCGACTGGCGAAACCTGGAATACCAAACCCGCATGCAACGCCATGAGGAACGGAGCAGGCAGGCCTTCTTTCGCAGCGGCTGCACCCAGGAAGTACTGGCCGAAGGCCGCCTCGCCGGCTACTGGCAGGAAAGGGGCAGCGCCAACCAGGCGGGCAGCGTCCTGGAAACGGCCTACGACCTCGCAGCGGATGAAATCTGGCTGATCTCCGCCGGAGGGGCGCTGTGGCGGGGCGACAGGCTGGGTTCGAATTGGGAAGTAGCCAACCAGGACCTCCAGTTCAACCGGGGGTTGCTGCAATTCATACCCCGTGCAAACGGGCGCCGGCTGCTTGCCTTCGCCGGGCGCCTGCCTCATTATTCTGACGACGATGGACAGAGCTGGACAAAAGGGACGGGCATCGCTCATGGCGATCGCTGGGGCAATATCCACACTCCGGTCGTGATCTGCGATGGCGAAAACTATCCCGTTTTTGTCCTGGCCAAGCCCGATTACTGGGCCGACATCCGCCTGTACCAATCCCTCGACCAGGGAGGGAGCTACCTGCCTCGCTCGGCGTTCAATACGTCCGATTTCTCCCGGTTGGCCCTGGCCGTTCCCCACCACTTCCATACCGTATTTCTGGCAGAAAAAGCACAGAACGGCCAGGCCAGAATCTATGAGGTAGATGCCGCTACCGGGCAATTAGAAGAAATCAGCGGTGGCTCCAGCCTCAACTTTGGCAATGCCCGGGCCAACCTCGCCGGCATGATGGTGGAAGGGCAGTTGCACCTGTACGCCTATACCAGCCCGGGAGCTGGAAGCTGGAAAATCTATCGCTCCCTGGATGGCGGCCGCCAATGGCAATTGCAGGGCGCCTTGCCTGCCGCCCCGTGGGAGGAAGCAGGGTTGTACGTCAGCCCTTCCGACCCGGCGGCCCTTTACATTGGGGAGGTAGAATGTTACCGCAGCCTCGATGCCGGCCAGCACTGGGAGAAGGTGAACAACTGGTGGGATTACTACGAAGATATCGGGGGAAGCCTGCATGCAGACATTATGGACATAAAGGAATTTGAGACGGCCCAGGGGCAGCCCTTCCTGCTGGTAAGCAACCACGGAGGGCTCTCCATCTCCATGGACCGCTTGGAAAGCACCGCCAACATAGGCCTGTCGGGCCTCAATGTCAGCCAGTACTACAGTGTCCGGACCGACCCTCTCAATCCCGCTTTTGTATATGCGGGCTCTCAAGACCAGGGCTTGCAACGGTCTGGCGAGTTTTCAGGCGAAGGGCCGGCCAGTTTCGAACAGGTGATCTCCGGCGACTACGGCCAGCTCGCCTTTTCCCGGGGCGGAGCAGGCCTTTGGGCTGCCTATCCGGGCGGGTGGATCACTTACTACGGCCATCCCCAATGGGGAGGATATACGGCTGCGTTTGAGCTGGAATCTGAAAACGAGACCGTCTGGTTGCCCCCCCTCATCGGCAGCCCTTATCCGGATGACCCGGCCGCCTACCTGGCCGGGGGCAGCATCAACGGAGGCCAGGGTTCGTATCTCATCCGGCTGGAATACGCCAACAATCACATCCAGGCCAGCCAGGGCGCCTTCAACTTTTTGGCGGAATCGGCCGGAGGAACCTTAAGCGCTATGGCCACCGCGCCTCAAAACCCCGATAAGTGGTACGCAGCAACCACCAACGGCCGGTTTTTCTACTCTGCCGACGGCGGCCAGGCCTGGAGCCAGTCCCTCAATTTTCTGCCAGAAGGGCATTACCTGTACGGCCAGGCCATCTACCCCTTTCAATCGAACGGCCAAACGGTCGTGCTGGCCGGCAGCGGCTATTCCAATCCGGCAGTGTACCGGTCGGCAGATGGGGGAAGGAACTTCCAGCCTATGTCCGATGGACTGCCGGCCACCCTTGTATTCGATATCGCCGGCAATGAAGACGAAAGCTTGCTTTTCGCTGCTACGGAAGCCGGCCCTTATGTATATATCGCGGAACAAGAGCGCTGGCACGGCCTGTCTGGCCAGTGCGCTCCTGCCCAGGCCTACTGGTCGGTGGAGTACCTGCCCGGAGAACGGATAGCGCGTTTCGGCACCTACGGCCGGGGCATCTGGGATTTCAAAATTGAGATTGTATCTTCGGCAACAGCCGCTCCCGCAGCCCTTTCCACCCGCATCTACCCCAACCCGGCCGGCAGCCGGTTGAACCTCGCGCTGCCACAAGGCATCTGGAGCGTTCAGCTTCTGGACAACAACGGCAAAATTGCATGGCAGAAAAACAAGTGCGCCGGCCAGGAGGAACTACAGGTGAGAGAACTGCCCAGGGGGCTTTATTACCTGAGGATATCTGATGGGACCAGGGCAACGATTGAGCGGGTCATTCTTCAATAA
- a CDS encoding carbonic anhydrase, translated as MEASNLSWQAALSRLKEGNQRFINDKLNTENVDTGRRKELSTGQRPFAVILGCADSRVVPELVFDTGLGELFTIRVAGNVANSSTLASIEYAAAHLNTNLIIVLGHESCGAVTAAIDGGDLGYNLNHLLMHIIPAMNASNDKSVNAVVKKNAELTAREIMRRSPIIQEEAAKRELKVVPAYYNLASGKVDFFE; from the coding sequence ATGGAAGCATCTAACCTGAGCTGGCAGGCAGCCCTTAGCCGTCTTAAAGAAGGCAATCAAAGATTTATTAATGACAAGCTGAATACCGAAAATGTGGATACCGGCCGCCGAAAGGAACTATCCACCGGCCAGCGCCCATTTGCCGTGATCCTGGGCTGTGCCGATTCCCGCGTTGTTCCCGAGCTTGTATTCGACACCGGGCTGGGAGAACTGTTTACCATCCGGGTAGCCGGCAATGTCGCCAATTCTTCAACCCTGGCCAGTATCGAGTATGCCGCCGCTCACCTCAACACCAATCTCATCATCGTGCTGGGCCATGAGAGCTGCGGAGCCGTAACAGCCGCTATTGACGGGGGCGACCTGGGGTACAACCTCAACCACCTGTTGATGCACATCATTCCCGCTATGAACGCTTCCAACGACAAATCGGTCAACGCAGTCGTTAAGAAAAATGCTGAATTGACGGCGCGGGAGATTATGCGCCGTTCGCCCATTATCCAGGAGGAGGCCGCCAAGCGGGAATTGAAAGTAGTGCCGGCTTACTACAACCTGGCTTCCGGGAAAGTCGACTTCTTCGAGTAG
- a CDS encoding IS1634 family transposase: protein MASLVQKTVKGYKYWYIVESRRVNGKPRPLVIEYLGTADKLLERLRQCPENASLKSYAYGDVAGLLSIAQRLNVAATINKYIDWRRKNSPKQPIRNNLTAGATYLLGAVGRSCMMTSKRGWHEWARTTALEYLLRADFSKVDSQHFWDLMDALPEENIPKIEREIMDAAFKEFDIKTDALFYDATNFFTFISTANTRNTLAQRGKNKQKRHDLRQVGMALVVSKEDQIPLFHHTYQGNLNDVTIFESVIKDISKRIKNIGLDISRHTFVLDRGNNSKANFGIIQSLELFYVGALSPANHKELVLEAMEALSGKTTEEGQPNFYRAKAQVWGAERTVVAFISEKLKEGQARGIHSMLAKKEKQLAKLQNKLKEPNAKKRNRKQLVAQIGNILKTKQAKGLIEWELKWKRKGRYELSFQIKSQETEKLEAAFGLRILMTNRHSWSTDEIIEAYYGQSNVEKAFKELKNPYHLTVKPQYHWTDQKIKVHNFICVLGYLLASLLCKEARDKANYKGSINTLLNKLKNVRLGTVLTNNNKGGKIKVEHKIEEMSSEEQVLFNALGLQKNLHAGVKIKGVSIYN, encoded by the coding sequence CCTAAAATCTTATGCTTATGGGGACGTTGCCGGCCTGCTGTCCATAGCCCAGCGCTTAAACGTTGCCGCGACGATCAACAAATATATTGATTGGCGCCGAAAAAATTCCCCTAAACAGCCCATCAGGAATAATTTAACAGCAGGCGCCACTTATTTATTGGGCGCCGTCGGGCGTTCCTGCATGATGACGAGCAAAAGGGGATGGCATGAGTGGGCCAGGACAACCGCCTTAGAATATTTGCTGCGAGCGGATTTCAGTAAAGTCGACAGCCAGCATTTCTGGGACCTAATGGATGCCTTGCCCGAAGAAAATATCCCAAAAATCGAACGGGAAATAATGGACGCAGCCTTTAAGGAATTTGACATAAAGACGGATGCTCTGTTTTATGACGCTACTAATTTCTTTACGTTTATCTCCACGGCCAACACCCGCAACACGCTGGCGCAACGAGGCAAGAACAAACAAAAACGCCACGACTTGCGGCAAGTAGGCATGGCCCTGGTGGTGAGCAAAGAGGATCAAATCCCTTTATTCCACCACACTTACCAAGGCAATTTGAATGACGTAACCATATTCGAAAGCGTAATAAAAGACATAAGCAAGCGCATAAAAAACATAGGCCTTGATATTAGCCGGCATACTTTTGTCTTGGACAGGGGCAACAACTCAAAAGCTAATTTTGGGATAATACAAAGCCTGGAGTTGTTTTACGTTGGCGCGCTCAGCCCGGCAAACCATAAGGAATTAGTATTGGAAGCGATGGAAGCCCTCAGCGGCAAAACCACAGAAGAGGGCCAGCCCAATTTTTACCGGGCTAAAGCCCAGGTTTGGGGCGCAGAAAGGACGGTAGTTGCCTTCATCTCAGAGAAACTTAAAGAAGGCCAGGCCAGGGGCATCCATTCGATGCTCGCTAAAAAAGAAAAGCAGTTGGCCAAGCTCCAAAACAAGCTCAAGGAGCCAAATGCCAAAAAACGAAACCGCAAACAATTGGTTGCCCAAATTGGCAACATCCTAAAAACAAAACAAGCCAAAGGATTAATAGAATGGGAGCTAAAATGGAAAAGAAAAGGCCGCTATGAATTAAGCTTTCAAATAAAGAGCCAGGAAACCGAAAAGCTGGAAGCGGCATTCGGCCTGAGGATATTAATGACAAACCGGCATAGCTGGAGCACCGATGAAATAATTGAGGCTTATTACGGGCAATCCAACGTCGAAAAGGCTTTTAAGGAATTGAAAAACCCTTATCATTTAACCGTGAAACCCCAATACCATTGGACGGACCAAAAAATCAAAGTACATAATTTTATTTGCGTCTTAGGCTATTTGCTGGCCTCGCTGCTCTGCAAGGAAGCGCGCGACAAAGCAAATTATAAAGGCAGCATCAATACCTTGTTAAACAAGCTGAAAAATGTCCGCCTTGGAACTGTCTTAACCAATAATAATAAAGGCGGAAAAATAAAAGTTGAACATAAAATCGAAGAAATGTCAAGCGAGGAGCAAGTATTGTTTAACGCTCTTGGCTTGCAAAAAAACCTCCATGCAGGAGTAAAAATCAAGGGTGTTAGTATATACAACTGA